CATTTAATAGGGATAATTAAATTCTTGAAAATACAAATGCCACAAATATTTTACGAGGTAAAAGTCTGAAAATGCATAATCAGATAAGACCTATGTCATTTCAAGTACAGAACAAGGCAACATCTGCCATCTTAATATCTTCTCCTTGTTTTACAGTTACGATTCGGTGGATTCATCGATCGGTACCAACTGCAACTTTCCGCCATATATCTCAGGGAGTTGGCCTTCATCGATGTCCTCCAACAGTGTGGCTTTCAAGTTCTTATCCTCGACAAAGACGAACTACATTGCAAAAACCAGAGAAAAACAGAGAAGGGTCTAAGCGAGACGACAATAAAAAAATGATCCAAAGGAGAAAGACTAGGGCGGTGTTGTGAGCAAACCTTCTTCTTGGTTTTCTGATCGATAAACGGGTATATGATCTTCCAGACCGTCATGAAAACATACGGCACATGGATCAAAAAGACTTTGCCCAGTCTCTCAGGGTAGTAGTTCTGCATTCGCATCAATCAATCGATGTTATCGCCGCAATACAATGAATCAAGTCATGCGCGAATATATAAGATACAAACCTGCATGATGTCTAGAGCTGCTAGGTACGCCCTCAGGTCGCTATTCGAATAGCCCCAACCTTTAAGATCTCCAATGCAAGTAAACATCTCCTGACCTGCCGGCATTCTACAGGAACACATTTATAATACTATTAGGCGAGAAGACAACAATCTTGTCTAGGCGTATTATGCTAAGTTGTTTACCTGGAACATAGTCCGTCGAGAGTGTATACAACAAAACCTGTCACTCCAAGTAATCGCCGATGTCAGTAACGGCGTTCGCTCACCGATGACAGATATGGAAGAGAGTCACTTACGTTTGAACTCATCCATGTGCCGCATCGAGTAGAAGTGTTTGGCAGCGAAGAGGACGGCTATTGGACGGCGAGCCTTATCGACTCCTTGCACGAAGATCTTCTTCTGAGAAAGCTCGTTCTCGACTTCTTCCTTTGCGATGAATCCATTTGGCACTGCTGTTCTCTTCCACTTGAGGTATTTGAGGAATTGGGAAGAAGCCTTCTCGATATCCAAATCGCGCGCCTTGAGAAATCTTCTCAGTGTCAAATTGTCGACTTCCTGCATTTGTTAATGGCGAACAACATTTATCAGTTGCTAAATGGAGTGGCGTAAGCGAGCTAATTCCTTTCTGTTGTTAACCATATGGACGGATGGATTTACTAATTCCTCCGTGGATCAATTTTTCATCCGCTCAAATCAGAGGGAAAGTCATTCCCTCTCCCAAGTCGCCAAGTAGATCTCACATGGAGCGAATGACAATCCAACACCACTGTGGTCACAGCCGGCAGCTCCACGCGAGTTGGGGGTTTTTTTCTGCATGCCTTCTTCTGTCTTTCTTTTCCCTTTCCCTCAatttgtttttcctttcttttatcatTCCCTATGAATTTTTTTCCACCGTGAATCCTTTTGTTACTCCTTCCATCTCTCGAAGTAAACAGATTGtaaaactttgaaaaaataaTGTGTTTTTGTCCTCCATTATATTGCTCTCTTCCTATGCTTGTGCTTTTTACTCTTCTAATCTCTCAATTCTTTTCGCTAAGCACCAATTAAAAAAACTAACaaatagaataaataaataaataaataaaatgtgaattttgagaaaattaatcACCTTAGCAGCTGGATCTCGTGCCTGAActaaagatttcattagaagcactttctcctcctcctcctcctcctcctcctcctcctctctatGTTGGTTCCTCATGTCTTGGTCGTCGGTCAGCCCCTTGGCCTCCACCTTCCCCTCGTAAACTCGCGGCGACTCCATTACGGTCTCAAGGAAGTGTCTTCCGGTGCCAAGGAACAATGCATTGGAAGAGAAGGAAATGAATCGAGAGTCATGGCAAAGAGGGTGTTGCGAGTCAATAAATGCCAAAGGAATTGACGTAAAGGGAAAACGATGTATATCCTTAAAAAGGGAtgaaaaagagagttttaaatgagttttttttcaATGTAGGTTTTCAATATGTAAAAGTATTATGGTTAATttcaagagatttttttttaaaaaaatttcactagtacttttaaattaaaaatctcaaattttacGTCCCATAGTTCCaacttttttatttatctttatgATTTTACACCCCCTCTTTTTAAAACCTGGTATTGGTGAAGCCCGAAACATTTTTGTATGGGAAATAAATTCATAACCAATTCATGCAAACACTTGAAAgagaaagaacaaaaaaaaacaaaacatggcCGCGAATGATCGCATGGTGGTTAAGAGGGCGGGTGGGGGAAAGCTCTTCGCTTTAAATATGATTTAATATATAAGGAATGAAATCATAATGACTTTCTGTCGCCATTTGCATGTTAACTTTTCGCTGGTTTGGTGCATTAAGGTGGCGCTGATTATTATGGTGGCATTGCTGTAATAGACGATGAAATGGATTCTATGCGAAATATGTCTCGGGTCATTTGACCGTCGATGAAATTTTAATAACCAATTCGGTTATGTCCCGACGGGGAGTTTCTTGGAGCTGCTATCCCGATCTCAAATAATAAATATCTATTTACTGACCATCTCATGAAGGctaatttccttttttttctattatgtAAAAGATGAAGTATGTCACCCTGCGATTCCAATAACTATCTTATATATTaaagcaaattaggaaaaaaCCAATATGTTCTGGAGTTACTTTTCTTCCGGTTTGTCTCTGGAGTTATGATGCTGTAGTAAAATATTCGGATTATCTCTGATTTATTCACGGTTCAATTCTCAATCATaatgtatttatagaaatttttcttctAAATAAGACGTACAATCAAAGGATGTTATGTTTTTGAATTGTTCATCGTATGCATTTCTTGAATTATCCTGATGTCtgctaaaaatatttttgggGACATTGATGACTCTAAAACCTAATTAATAAGGCTAATTAGATTTTACTTTTCTTCTGAATTGCATAGCAGAGGTCTGGTGAGAATTATCACCTTTAttgtaataattaatttttagcaTCATTTACCTATCAATTTTTCGCTGGTTTGGTGGCATTTAAGGGAGAGATCTGTTTGTCTAAACAAAAATCAGTGGATGGTCCACTGTTAATTACAGTTATTTCATAATTATGATTCGATCGTAATTGAttatgattttttcatgaatttaTCGTCCCCATCATATTATAATTTGAGTCGGAACGAATGATTAGAAGTCGTTCGGAAGTCATCGGAAGTGGACAAGTGTCTAGGTTGTTGGGCGCTGAGCAGGGGTAGCCTCCGGGTGACCTTTGACCGTCGTCCGTTCTGACCCAAACTATAATATGATGAGAACGATAAATCAATAAAAAGAAAATCGTAACCAATTACGATCAAACATAATTTTGATCTGGTCATAATTAAAAATGGATCCTGATCCAATTTTTTTTACCAGAAAATCTGATCTCCATTTGAGgtgcatttaatttttttttgcaattttttTCGACGTTTTACTACTTGGCTTTTGTAAACAAACAAATCAAACAATTATTTGAATAAATTATTACTTGACGATAACAATAATAactattcttttaaaaaattaatttaatttttatattaaatattaatttaatttttatattaaatattaggATGATCTTAATCAAAagaacaaaaatatatatattttttaatattaccggctcaagaaatttataaaagttttttattTACAATATTACTAGTTCTAAGATATGGAACAAAAGAGAATTATAATAAtacttattaaataaatatatttttatatttatcaataCCTCTTTCCACACCCGCCTATTAACCCCATCTAAATCATTAAAAGCAcatctaaaataataaaaaaaaatagatcaatttaaaaagttttctcaaaaaaaaaaaaatatatataacctcATACCATGCTAAATATGGAGTTGTAATGAAGAATATAATTACATTATGAAAGAGTAAAATGATTTCAGTCCAAACTATCTGATAATCTTAGCCAACCAAACAAAACCAGAACCTTTTAGGAATCTCTCTCACCGTGCCTAAATAACATACATGAGTTTATAAATTTAGTAAACTCAGATCTAAGTCTATCATAttcatttaataataatattataatatgttTTTGAGACTTGTAGAAATCTATCTCATTTGTAGCCTTAGCCATATCAGAATTTTTCCAATAACTTGTAGGAATCTCTCTCATTTGTAGCTCTAGCCATATCAGAATTAACTCCAACCATCACTAATACACTTCTACGAGCCTCCTGATTCTCACCATGCTCACAATTTTAAATTCTGGAGTTTATACGAGTGAGTTTATCCCAAACTCATGGATGGTCATATAGTgtccaaattttaaaattttaagattatttCAGAAATATATATTGGTATTGTTGTCGAGTGAATACGATATGTTTAAATTCAACTATGACCTTGTCCCAAGATTATATAAAATtgtctaaattttaaaactcGTATTAGGTTATCTAAGCTGTGAAATTAAAGTTTAATGACATAATGAGTCTAAAGAGGCTCATATGAGTGCCTTGGCCCTACTTTGAATTGATTCTGATGTTCATAAAGTTAAATTTGGTTCAAAACTCACTTATAATTGTACATcacattttgaaattttaaacatgGTCAAAGTTAGAGAGTCTAGAACATACTCGTATAGTTGTTGAGCGAATATGACATGTTTAAGTTCAATAATGACTTTGTACTAAgtttattcaaaattatataaattatagaAACTCACACAAATCAAAAGTATGAAATCAAGGATGGACAGCATGGTGAAACTCAAGAGGTTCTTATAAACGTATTAGTCATGGTTTGAGTTGACTTAGATGTGACTATGACCattaataagttttggtcaaaattcacTAGCAAAAACGAGACGAGGGATGGAGGCCACCATCCCCTTAGCCACCCATTGCACCTCTTCatcctttaattttttaaataccaAATTATTTACTCCCTTACATTTTTAATatacattttaaatattttttttttaaataaaaaggaTGAGACTAAACCAAAGTTGGAAACGCCAGCCCATCCAATGTCAAAACCCCAAGCACCAGTGGCGATTGAACTTTGAAACTTCGTCCGAAACGCCGAAGCCTCAAGCCTTCGTCCGAAACACCGGAACCCCAAGTAGCGATTGAAATTTCGTCTGAAACGCTGAAGCCCCAAGCAGCGATTGAAGCTTCGTCTGAAATGGTGAGGAATACAAAAAATTGGAAACCCTAAATCAAATTTCTCCGCTCAAATTTCATCTCTATTTCTCAAATTCTTACCATTACAATTTAAAAGTTCGATAGATTGAAGAACATAATGAGACAAGGATGTTAGAAgccttaaatcaaaattttcatctCTGTTTCTCAAATTCTTGGTGTTGCAATTCAATACTGCCTTCATCTTGGATTCTACATAAGTTTGGCAGtagattttatgtttttatcaATATAATTGTTCATAGTCTCTATTTCTCTATTTATGttttatatctattttttatCTTACTAATTATATTATAATGATTTAAGtagtttttttttgtcatttttggttttatttctatcaaagatGCTAtggttgaaaaataaaaaattttgatatgATACATGTTGCTCCTCTTTTGTATAAGTTATTGTAAATTACAGCTTTATTTTGGAATCGTATTTGTTACTCTATTTTTTATAAGTTGTTTTATattatagttttattttaatATCTTTAATTGTACTAAGTTAAatctattggtgcgggaagcattagacgatcgaacccaagttttgataatgacaaagggttcaaagttaagtcgtcttgtgatctaatagtttaaatgagcttgtaggaaaagtcctaagtgtacttaggcaaaaggcctagctgcagttaggcaggtggaaaatcctatggggtggtaaccctaggtcatagggggtgataaccctatgcggaaagtcttggcggatcgaaaacttcaggcaaaagtcctaggggtggtaaccctaggtgaaaagtcctggtgtcgcgaaccaggtggaagactggacgggccggaaagcggaagtccagcagaaagtccggaagctttaaacactgagcaaaagtccagtcgatctggaggatcgcactggcaataggtaaatctcctgagtggagtaggtgaagacgcgttccccgtagagggaatagtaggcgtcgggtcgacttagggtttccgattggaaatccgaagtcagacccggatagtccgttgactgtcgatatttcattcagtatacatattctgtgctaactttgttttgcagggtatgtgtttgggactaacacattttgcaggaacaaagaagcaacttgtacctcggatgaacagtgtccgaggcgcctccatggagcttggaggtgcctcgggtgcaagccgaagccaactgtccagaggagctagaggcgccttggaccaggtgttggaggcgccttggagcagcttggaggcgccttcaaagggataagGTGCCACCGGATCAGCGCTTATCACCGCGGTGGACtcggggcttggaggtgcctcgaacaggcttggaggcgcctccaacactgtataaaagagggatTTGAGCAGCACcttttaacaagaattaaaaagAGCCATTCCTCCTGTGTGCTGCTTACGTAACGACCTCGACGTGCTATTCCAAGTTTCCGATGACCCAAAGCTCCGCTATTTTAGATTCTGTCATTCGGTATCATTTTCATTATTGCACTCATTGTAACTCATATTTTGTACTAttgtttcgagcttatagttgttgcccaccggaagcgatcaacgatcgcgggccttggagtatgagtcgccacagactccgaactaagtaactcCTCATGTCTTTGTGTGTTGCTTTGTCTTCTttactttattccgctgctttaactcgtacgatttacgaattcgaaaatagtgaaagccacgagcgctattcaccccctctaacgcttctcgatccaacaatttgtatcagagcggggtcgcattGATTTGGTTCAACCATCAATCATGCAaactttttcgtggtgttttcgattttactgagtcaattagaatctagcttaatagctacattctaattcttttttttgAATCGGTTTTAgttcgaagttggtgcaacaccactcgagctcgtaatcttaactttatttcccgcactgctaatccaagacctagtcttgggacgtttcttttttcttttgtttgcatactatcaatgtcccaacaagagggtttcagcaccgttcgtccccgctcttcaccggagaagattttgggtactggaagggacgaatggaaaccttcctcaaaattcagttcgagacgtggatgatcgtcaagacgggattgcaactaccaaccgacgaagacagcaagcctacaccctgcgaaaaatgggaaccgaccctaatcaagaaggtggaagccgatgccagagcgacctgcaccctccagtgcgaactgaccaaggaagagctcaacagagttggaccattctccagcgcaaaagagctatgggagaagctgatcgaactccacgagggcacctccgacaccaaggttagtaagagggatttgttatttaataaattatataatctaaagatgcaggaaggagtgacagcaagtcaactccatgctcgCATATAAAACATTTTAAACTCCCTCCATGTGATCGGGCAGAAAGTTGAAAATCGGGAtattataaggtacgctctaaatgcttttccaaggagtacattgtgggcatcaatggtagatgcctacaaagtctccaagaacttatcttccattagactagatgaattattttctgaattcgaactgcatgaacagactaatacacagccaaccaAGAAGGGTAttactttggttgcaggtaccagtcgaacacgtgaACCAAGAACACGGTGAAAAACTGAACCAGAGTCGGAAGACGAACCTGACTCAGACCATGAAGACGACGAATTGACCTCtgaactcgtgaatcttgtgaagaagctctacaagaagaagaagggcttcaacaagagagacttAAAGAAagtagtccaatccaaggagagtcaaccaagctcaaaagtcaagttcgaggtaacttgctacgggtgcaaccagaaaggtcacatcaaggccaactgcccaaatcagaaggatgcaaagaagcagaggaaaaagaaggtgctGAAGGCAACATGGTACAAATCCTCAaaagaagataccgacgacgaactcgatcagacgagcctcctcgcactgatggcccgggaccagatcgttgtgtccgagagcgagagcaaatcggaagccgagtccgaacgaagccacagatccgtatccgtttccgaagggcctgacaccgttgtaagtattcctcggttaaataatttagttaattatttattacgtaaattagcaaaatcaaaccttagggtcaagtcacttctaaaggaagtagcagtccttaaagaagtgactaactccaagaccttgcctgacccagttcagactggaagttcaactcaagtccaaaaacttgaggaagaaaattctagtctgaaagtcaggtcaaggatttggagaaaactttagaatggttctctttgggctccaagaaccttaacctaattcttgagacacaaagagtcgtttacaacaaaactaggctaggatataaaaccaaaagaaaatatagatcttatctatccttagtaaacatgcctaatagtaaatcagtccaagcatgggtacccaagtccaacctgatcaatcaagctggacttggtcaatattggatccccaaggatcaaatacattacctcgatagaccatatcgatgcTATGATTTAGGGAGAGCTAGTAGAAAaactatattaataaaaaatttttaattaaataaaattaaaattaaaattaaaattaaaattaaaatttaatttaaaattcaaattaaatcaaaaatcaaattaaaattataattcaatttaaaattcaaattaaaattcaaattaaataaaaaaatcaaattaaaattaaaattcaatttaaaatttaaattaaaattcaatctaaaattcaaattaattcaaaattcaaatcaaatttagaaattaaattcttacaaaatcttaaaaatccaagggaaggctccagaatagctggcacctccaaacttaatccacccgacaagggtaaccaagagtagactacctgggagggtaattaaggttagaataaaaagaGTTAGAGTTAACTTGATTCACGGtattggtgaagtattggatgatagtacgttggagaagcttagtcatcgcatgtctagaaagatatggcttcgacctggtgcatttggctaagtgaaattgaccgaagctaccctttatggatcctaaccagttagaccaaggttttgtactaagttcaatgggtaggactatttggaaaacctcgaaggcatggttactttaataatgtccttgtgactcaccatagcccagaagtttattcaaagaatgcctatttgttgaacccaaagctaaacctgaatctaacacaaagttaaaccaaaccctaaaattgaacctaattcatctcacaatattataggattccctgattgaaaatttagatcgggtgagatgactaaggacaaattaaaattaaatcaaaattaaattaaataaattaaaaattaaaataaattataaatcaaaattaaaatttaaataaattatgaatcaaaattaaaataaaaataaattataaatcaaaattaaaattaaattaacttaacttaaatatcttttttaaaattaaattaacttaacttaaatattttttaaaatttaattcacttaaattttttaaattaacttaaatattttttttaaaaaaattaaaattaacttaaacattttcaaatttaattaacctaaatatttttcaaaaacttaattaatactttttcaaaactttaattaatactttttcaaaatattaatcaacttaaacacttttcaaaactttaattaatttaattaacttaaacacttttcaaaacttaatcaatttaatactctttcaaaaattaataacttttcaaaacttaatatttttaaaaaatttaagtaacctaagtatttttcaaaatttaactaacttaatatttttcaaaatttaattaacctaagtatttttcataatttaattaacctaagtatttttcaaaatttaactaacttaatatttttcaaaatttaattaacctaagtatttttcaaaatttaactaacttaatatttttaactaattttaatatttttcaaaatttaattaacttaatatattttttaaatttaattaacttaaatatttttcaaaatttaattaacttaaatatattttttaaaatttcattaattaatctttttcaaaagcttaactaacttaaataattccttcaaaattaaaatttaaaagcataattaataattcaaaaaaaaaaaacacacatgtGGCGTCtctcggaggcgcctcccatTCAAGGGAGGCACCCTAAACAgaggcgggaaatttcccgccgccttCACTAAAGGCGCCTCGGATGCTCTCCGAGGCACCTCTAACAActcacttaaggcgccttaagccttaaggcgccttcaatcccaaATTTCAGAAGCGAACAGAACCTTTCTGTTCATTCATGGATCGCTTTCTCCACGAGACCTTTCTCCAAAAAACCGGCGATTTCTTccctctaaggcgccttcaactccttcCAACTCCTTCCCTCATCCTATAATGCCTCTTAGGTATATCTTGTTGGTGTAgcgaaggccggcaagaggggggtgaattgctaaaagtaaaaaaagtaaactataccctcctcgtactttcaactcaattagtgcaatagtgataaattaataaagcaataaaaactaaataaagaaatacagagaagatcaggattttaacctggttacaaccaaaaaggttgttaatccagggcagtagaaaaagcgcagtagaaaaattctccttctctgaaggtggagaagccttttacactttggaagctcagaattattgctaggaaacactacacagttgattgcttgagttgttattgaattcctagctctaggggcctttatatatgtcctggaaatcttatcccgagagtccaaggcgcctccaacagggttcaaggtgcctccaactcgatctgcggataaaactttatccgcatcgcaaacggtcaaactggcctgctcaaggcaccttaaacaatccattcaaggcgccttcaatgtgtttaaggcgcctttaatgtgtttaaggcaccttcaaggttcccgctacagtaatttctgctacagtaacttccatcctcttttgactccttttcttcttcactttgtcttccgaagctccgtttgtttgggtgatttcggccaaccgaaatagggctcacccgaacccaatttccggccttcctcgagcagccttccgtcccagcttaacgtccctcgaacgtcgtgcacgctcttcacgcccaccggagtactcttccgtagctctctcgtccttcggacgcaccgagcccgtcggcacccttcctgtgccgtccttctcgctagctgcgtcttccgctcgacttcctgtgttcctaagctcctgcacactcagacacagggattaaacacagcaggacctaaccaatttggttgatcacatcaaaactaccacggggtccaacaatctccccctttttgatatgcatcaacccaagttcaagttagggttaaaatagacataaaaagtaattttaaagaaaaattactaaactaacaagttaagtataatttttgcaattagtaaaattgcaacaaaaaatagaaaaagaaatttaaattttaaatt
This genomic stretch from Zingiber officinale cultivar Zhangliang chromosome 7A, Zo_v1.1, whole genome shotgun sequence harbors:
- the LOC122000255 gene encoding CRAL-TRIO domain-containing protein YKL091C-like; the encoded protein is MESPRVYEGKVEAKGLTDDQDMRNQHREEEEEEEEEEEKVLLMKSLVQARDPAAKEVDNLTLRRFLKARDLDIEKASSQFLKYLKWKRTAVPNGFIAKEEVENELSQKKIFVQGVDKARRPIAVLFAAKHFYSMRHMDEFKRFVVYTLDGLCSRMPAGQEMFTCIGDLKGWGYSNSDLRAYLAALDIMQNYYPERLGKVFLIHVPYVFMTVWKIIYPFIDQKTKKKFVFVEDKNLKATLLEDIDEGQLPEIYGGKLQLVPIDESTES